In Nocardioides marinus, one DNA window encodes the following:
- the dapE gene encoding succinyl-diaminopimelate desuccinylase, whose amino-acid sequence MASLAHGLDLTVDPVTLTRHLVDIESVSHDEGRIADAVEAALRTHPHLEVTRRGHTIVARTDLGRPERVVIAGHLDTVPVNDNLPSRLDEETGILHGCGTCDMKGGDAVLLHLAATLPEPVRDVTYVLYEAEEVEERYNGLKHLAEREPELLTADFAILMEPSNAGVEAGCQGTLRVEVTTTGERAHSARSWKGVNAIHAATDVLARLQAYEPRRPVIDGLEYHEGLNAVRIRGGVAGNVVPDECVVEVNYRFAPDRSTDEAVAFVTEFFAPYDVRLTDLAPGALPGLDRPAAAAFVEATGGQVAPKFGWTDVARFTSLGVPAVNYGPGDPLFAHKADEHVKISDIETCATTLRGWLTDGLA is encoded by the coding sequence ATGGCCTCCCTCGCCCACGGGCTCGACCTGACGGTGGACCCGGTCACCCTCACCCGCCACCTGGTGGACATCGAGTCCGTCAGCCACGACGAGGGCCGGATCGCCGACGCCGTCGAGGCCGCGCTGCGCACCCACCCGCACCTCGAGGTGACCCGCCGCGGCCACACGATCGTGGCCCGCACCGACCTCGGCCGCCCCGAGCGCGTGGTCATCGCCGGTCACCTCGACACCGTCCCGGTCAACGACAACCTGCCCAGCCGCCTCGACGAGGAGACCGGCATCCTGCACGGCTGCGGCACCTGCGACATGAAGGGCGGCGACGCGGTCCTGCTCCACCTCGCCGCGACGCTGCCCGAGCCGGTCCGCGACGTCACCTACGTCCTCTACGAGGCCGAGGAGGTCGAGGAGCGCTACAACGGCCTCAAGCACCTCGCAGAGCGCGAGCCCGAGCTGCTCACCGCCGACTTCGCGATCCTCATGGAGCCCTCCAACGCCGGTGTCGAGGCCGGCTGCCAGGGCACCCTGCGCGTCGAGGTCACCACCACCGGCGAGCGCGCCCACTCCGCCCGCTCCTGGAAGGGCGTCAACGCCATCCACGCCGCCACCGACGTCCTCGCACGGCTGCAGGCCTACGAGCCGCGTCGTCCGGTGATCGACGGGCTGGAGTACCACGAGGGCCTCAACGCCGTGCGCATCCGCGGGGGAGTGGCCGGCAACGTCGTCCCCGACGAGTGCGTCGTCGAGGTCAACTACCGCTTCGCACCCGACCGGTCGACCGACGAGGCGGTGGCGTTCGTGACCGAGTTCTTCGCGCCGTACGACGTCCGCCTCACCGACCTGGCGCCCGGCGCGCTGCCCGGCCTGGACCGGCCGGCCGCCGCGGCGTTCGTCGAGGCGACCGGCGGCCAGGTGGCGCCGAAGTTCGGCTGGACCGACGTCGCCCGCTTCACCTCGCTGGGCGTCCCGGCGGTCAACTACGGGCCGGGTGACCCGTTGTTCGCCCACAAGGCCGACGAGCACGTGAAGATCTCCGACATCGAGACCTGCGCGACGACGCTGAGGGGGTGGCTCACCGATGGGCTGGCGTGA
- a CDS encoding LLM class F420-dependent oxidoreductase — protein MRNGLVLFTSDRGIRPADLAVAAEERGFDTFYVPEHTHIPVKRTAAHPGTKDETLPDDRYLRTLDPWVSLATVAARTSRIKLSTAVALPVESDPITLAKTIATLDHLSDGRVEIGAGFGWNTDELADHHVPAEKRRTVLREYVEAMRALWTQEEASYDGEFVQFGPSWAYPKPAAHIPLIIGAGGGPKTFRWISENADGWMTTPTQQDISGKIEELKAAWAEAGRDGLPDIRILIAFKPNPDDLVRWAEQGVSELIWGVPDKAPDEVIASLDRMADRLGIQPPALIG, from the coding sequence ATGCGCAACGGACTCGTCCTGTTCACCTCCGACCGCGGCATCCGGCCCGCCGACCTCGCGGTCGCGGCCGAGGAGCGCGGCTTCGACACCTTCTACGTGCCCGAGCACACCCACATCCCCGTCAAGCGGACCGCTGCACACCCCGGCACCAAGGACGAGACGCTGCCCGACGACCGCTACCTGCGCACGCTCGACCCGTGGGTCTCGCTGGCCACCGTCGCCGCGCGCACCTCGCGGATCAAGCTGTCCACGGCCGTCGCGCTGCCGGTCGAGTCCGACCCGATCACGCTGGCCAAGACGATCGCCACCCTCGACCACCTCTCCGACGGCCGCGTCGAGATCGGCGCCGGGTTCGGGTGGAACACCGACGAGCTCGCCGACCACCACGTGCCCGCCGAGAAGCGGCGCACCGTGCTGCGGGAGTACGTCGAGGCCATGCGGGCCCTGTGGACGCAGGAGGAGGCGTCGTACGACGGGGAGTTCGTGCAGTTCGGCCCGTCCTGGGCCTACCCCAAGCCGGCCGCGCACATCCCGCTGATCATCGGTGCCGGCGGCGGCCCGAAGACCTTCAGGTGGATCTCCGAGAACGCCGACGGCTGGATGACCACCCCGACCCAGCAGGACATCTCCGGCAAGATCGAGGAGCTCAAGGCCGCCTGGGCCGAGGCCGGTCGCGACGGACTGCCGGACATCCGCATCCTCATCGCGTTCAAGCCGAACCCCGACGACCTCGTGCGCTGGGCCGAGCAGGGCGTCTCCGAGCTGATCTGGGGCGTGCCCGACAAGGCCCCGGACGAGGTCATCGCCTCGCTGGACCGGATGGCCGACCGGCTGGGCATCCAGCCGCCGGCACTCATCGGCTGA
- a CDS encoding helix-turn-helix transcriptional regulator encodes MPTLSPDCAERTLAGVRRFCGSATVETDLLAGLAQRVRPAVGWDCGVWFTTDPSTTLFTDAHVDGFAPDTCAPWFHHELNVEDVNLFRDLAGTGRVAVLARDCDDPVRRSARHREVMRPRGLEHEVRLTVGDASGTWGAIELHRERGSRDFDTEELDLLARLAPVVARGIRRQALERAARDGADETGPGLLLVSPDGEVRPGTAAGAAWLALLVPRDSQDTHSALHTVAALGTRDIGTARLRTRAADGRWVTLHVAPAVDSDDRVVIVEPTAPPEIADLLARAHGLSAREREVTLGLARGESTETMAARLCVSPHTVRDHLKAVFRKTGTTSRTEVVSHLFNSWYAERVLGRHGSTG; translated from the coding sequence ATGCCCACGCTCAGCCCCGACTGCGCCGAACGCACCCTCGCAGGCGTACGCCGCTTCTGCGGCAGCGCGACCGTCGAGACCGACCTGCTGGCCGGGCTGGCGCAGCGGGTGCGCCCGGCCGTGGGCTGGGACTGCGGCGTGTGGTTCACCACCGACCCGAGCACGACGCTGTTCACCGACGCGCACGTGGACGGCTTCGCACCCGACACCTGCGCCCCCTGGTTCCACCACGAGCTCAACGTCGAGGACGTCAACCTCTTCCGCGACCTCGCCGGCACCGGGCGCGTGGCCGTGCTGGCGCGCGACTGCGACGACCCGGTACGCCGCAGCGCCCGCCACCGTGAGGTGATGCGGCCGCGGGGGCTCGAGCACGAGGTGCGGCTCACCGTCGGCGACGCGTCGGGCACCTGGGGAGCCATCGAGCTGCACCGCGAGCGCGGCAGCCGCGACTTCGACACCGAGGAGCTGGACCTCCTGGCCCGCTTGGCCCCCGTGGTCGCCCGTGGCATCCGCCGCCAGGCGCTGGAGCGGGCGGCGCGCGACGGGGCGGACGAGACGGGCCCGGGGCTGCTCCTGGTCTCACCGGACGGCGAGGTCCGGCCGGGCACCGCCGCCGGCGCGGCCTGGCTGGCGCTCCTGGTGCCGCGGGACTCCCAGGACACCCACTCCGCCCTGCACACCGTCGCCGCGCTCGGCACCCGCGACATCGGCACCGCGCGCCTGCGGACCCGCGCGGCCGACGGTCGCTGGGTGACGCTGCACGTCGCACCGGCCGTCGACAGCGACGACCGGGTCGTCATCGTCGAGCCCACCGCGCCGCCGGAGATCGCGGACCTCCTCGCCCGCGCCCACGGCCTCAGCGCGCGCGAGCGCGAGGTCACCCTCGGCCTGGCACGCGGCGAGAGCACCGAGACCATGGCCGCGCGCCTGTGCGTGTCGCCGCACACCGTGCGCGACCACCTCAAGGCGGTGTTCCGCAAGACCGGGACGACCAGCCGCACGGAGGTCGTCTCGCACCTGTTCAACAGCTGGTACGCCGAGCGCGTCCTCGGCCGGCACGGCTCGACCGGCTAG
- the ileS gene encoding isoleucine--tRNA ligase: MTYPKVSHTDASSVPSSPRFPEIEERVLAYWAADGTFQASIDQRDPGERGENEFVFYDGPPFANGLPHYGHLLTGYVKDLVPRYQTMRGKRVERRFGWDTHGLPAELEAMRLNGIKTTDEIVELGIEKFNDACRESVMKYTGEWRDYVTRQARWVDFDHDYKTMNPDYMESVIWAFKSLHDKGLVYEGFRVLPYCWNDETPLSNHELRMDDDVYKQVQDPAVTVGLRMHATGEDEVLDGAHLLVWTTTPWTLPSHLAVMVGSEIEYVVVEGPVPGTEEKAKYVVAEARLTAYKRELFPDADEATVLGRYTGAQLVGRTYDPPFSYYADHAGEEFGRAFRVVAADDAVTTTDGVGLVHTAGAFGEVDKEVTDREGIEAVMPVGKDGRFTHPVTDYAGMRVFDANLHIIDHLKAATRGEGEIGSVTPGTILLRRETYDHSYPHCWRCREPLIYKGVSSWFVEVTAIKQRMLELNQQINWVPGHIQDGQFGRWLENARDWSITRNRFWGSPVPVWKSDDEAYPRIDVYGSFEEIERDFGTLPRNAAGEPDLHRPFVDDLVRPNPDDPTGKSMMRRVPDVLDVWFDSGSMSYAQVHYPFENADWFAGTAGKDAHFPADFIVEYIGQTRGWFYTLHILATALFDKPAFENCISHGIVLGSDGNKMSKSLRNYPDVREVFDRDGADAMRWFLMASPILRGGNLIVTEQGIRDSVRQVMIPLWNSWYFFQLYANAAADGAGVDVEGSTDSTDPLDRYLLAKCRDYVADMTEALDGYAVADACELTRGFLDVLTNWYIRRSRDRFWDEDAQAFSTLHTVLETVCRATAPLLPLTTEEIWRGLTGGRSVHLADYPAADRLPADDALVAAMDTVREVCSATSALRKARSLRNRLPLSTLTVVVADPAGLEGFESIVADEVNVKTVRLLAADADEAAAYGVEQKLTVNARAAGPRLGKDVQQAIKGSKSGDWSVAEDGTVTAGGLALVEGEYTLETVAGAADDATAVGMLPAGGFVVLDTTVTDELAAEGLARDLVRAVQQARRDAGLEVSDRIRLVVGGSEALRAAARTHEQMVCEETLTTSYAVGPADADALLVDLGAGEKATLSVTRA, encoded by the coding sequence GCCGACGGCACCTTCCAGGCCTCCATCGACCAGCGCGACCCGGGCGAGCGCGGCGAGAACGAGTTCGTCTTCTACGACGGCCCGCCGTTCGCCAACGGCCTGCCGCACTACGGCCACCTGCTCACCGGCTACGTCAAGGACCTCGTCCCGCGCTACCAGACGATGCGAGGCAAGCGCGTGGAGCGCCGCTTCGGCTGGGACACCCACGGCCTGCCCGCCGAGCTCGAGGCGATGCGTCTCAACGGCATCAAGACCACCGACGAGATCGTCGAGCTCGGCATCGAGAAGTTCAACGACGCCTGCCGCGAGTCGGTCATGAAGTACACCGGCGAGTGGCGCGACTACGTCACCCGCCAGGCCCGCTGGGTCGACTTCGACCACGACTACAAGACGATGAACCCCGACTACATGGAGTCGGTCATCTGGGCGTTCAAGTCCCTGCACGACAAGGGTCTGGTCTACGAGGGCTTCCGCGTCCTGCCGTACTGCTGGAACGACGAGACGCCGCTGTCCAACCACGAGCTGCGGATGGACGACGACGTCTACAAGCAGGTCCAGGACCCGGCGGTCACCGTCGGCCTGCGGATGCACGCCACCGGGGAGGACGAGGTCCTCGACGGCGCGCACCTGCTGGTGTGGACGACCACGCCCTGGACCCTGCCCAGCCACCTGGCCGTGATGGTCGGCTCCGAGATCGAGTACGTCGTCGTCGAGGGCCCGGTCCCGGGCACGGAGGAGAAGGCCAAGTACGTCGTCGCGGAGGCCCGGCTGACGGCGTACAAGCGCGAGCTCTTCCCCGACGCCGACGAGGCGACGGTCCTCGGTCGCTACACCGGTGCCCAGCTGGTCGGGCGCACCTACGACCCGCCGTTCTCCTACTACGCCGACCATGCCGGCGAGGAGTTCGGTCGCGCGTTCCGTGTCGTCGCCGCCGACGACGCCGTCACCACCACCGACGGTGTCGGCCTGGTGCACACCGCCGGCGCGTTCGGTGAGGTCGACAAGGAGGTCACCGACCGCGAGGGCATCGAGGCGGTCATGCCGGTCGGCAAGGACGGCCGCTTCACCCACCCCGTCACCGACTACGCCGGCATGCGCGTCTTCGACGCCAACCTGCACATCATCGACCACCTCAAGGCCGCCACCCGTGGCGAGGGCGAGATCGGCAGCGTCACCCCCGGCACGATCCTGCTGCGCCGCGAGACCTACGACCACTCCTACCCGCACTGCTGGCGCTGCCGCGAGCCGCTGATCTACAAGGGCGTCTCGTCGTGGTTCGTCGAGGTCACCGCGATCAAGCAGCGGATGCTCGAGCTCAACCAGCAGATCAACTGGGTGCCCGGGCACATCCAGGACGGCCAGTTCGGTCGCTGGCTGGAGAACGCCCGCGACTGGTCGATCACCCGCAACCGCTTCTGGGGCAGCCCGGTGCCGGTGTGGAAGTCCGACGACGAGGCGTACCCGCGCATCGACGTCTACGGCTCGTTCGAGGAGATCGAGCGCGACTTCGGCACGCTCCCGCGCAACGCGGCCGGCGAGCCCGACCTGCACCGGCCGTTCGTGGACGACCTGGTGCGTCCCAACCCCGACGACCCCACCGGCAAGAGCATGATGCGCCGAGTCCCGGACGTGCTCGACGTGTGGTTCGACTCGGGCTCGATGTCCTACGCCCAGGTGCACTACCCGTTCGAGAACGCCGACTGGTTCGCCGGCACCGCCGGCAAGGACGCGCACTTCCCGGCCGACTTCATCGTCGAGTACATCGGCCAGACCCGCGGCTGGTTCTACACGCTGCACATCCTCGCGACCGCGCTCTTCGACAAGCCGGCCTTCGAGAACTGCATCAGCCACGGCATCGTGCTCGGCTCCGACGGCAACAAGATGTCGAAGTCGCTGCGCAACTACCCCGACGTGCGCGAGGTCTTCGACCGCGACGGCGCCGACGCGATGCGCTGGTTCCTCATGGCCTCACCCATCCTGCGCGGTGGCAACCTCATCGTCACCGAGCAGGGCATCCGCGACTCGGTGCGCCAGGTGATGATCCCGCTGTGGAACAGCTGGTACTTCTTCCAGCTCTACGCCAACGCCGCCGCCGACGGCGCGGGCGTCGACGTCGAGGGCTCGACCGACTCCACCGACCCGCTGGACCGCTACCTGCTGGCCAAGTGCCGCGACTACGTCGCCGACATGACCGAGGCCCTCGACGGGTACGCCGTCGCCGACGCCTGCGAGCTGACGCGCGGCTTCCTCGACGTGCTGACCAACTGGTACATCCGCCGCTCCCGCGACCGGTTCTGGGACGAGGACGCCCAGGCCTTCTCGACGCTGCACACGGTGCTCGAGACGGTCTGCCGCGCCACCGCGCCGCTGCTGCCGCTGACCACCGAGGAGATCTGGCGCGGCCTGACCGGCGGCCGCTCGGTGCACCTGGCCGACTACCCGGCGGCCGACCGGCTGCCCGCCGACGACGCGCTCGTGGCCGCCATGGACACGGTGCGCGAGGTCTGCTCGGCGACCTCGGCGCTGCGCAAGGCGCGCTCGCTGCGCAACCGGCTGCCGCTGTCCACGCTCACCGTGGTCGTCGCCGACCCCGCCGGGTTGGAGGGCTTCGAGTCGATCGTGGCCGACGAGGTGAACGTGAAGACGGTCCGACTGCTCGCCGCGGACGCGGACGAGGCCGCGGCGTACGGCGTGGAGCAGAAGCTCACCGTCAACGCCCGTGCCGCCGGTCCGCGCCTGGGCAAGGACGTCCAGCAGGCCATCAAGGGCTCGAAGTCCGGTGACTGGTCGGTGGCCGAGGACGGCACCGTCACCGCCGGCGGGCTGGCGCTGGTCGAGGGGGAGTACACCCTCGAGACCGTCGCCGGTGCCGCGGACGACGCCACCGCGGTGGGCATGCTGCCGGCCGGCGGCTTCGTGGTCCTCGACACCACCGTCACCGACGAGCTGGCCGCCGAGGGCCTGGCCCGCGACCTGGTCCGCGCCGTGCAGCAGGCCCGCCGTGACGCCGGCCTGGAGGTCTCGGACCGCATCCGCCTGGTCGTCGGCGGCTCCGAGGCGCTGCGGGCCGCGGCCCGCACCCACGAGCAGATGGTGTGCGAGGAGACCCTCACGACGTCGTACGCCGTGGGGCCGGCCGACGCCGACGCCCTGCTCGTCGACCTCGGCGCCGGAGAGAAGGCGACGCTCAGCGTCACCAGGGCCTGA